The following coding sequences lie in one Vanessa atalanta chromosome 1, ilVanAtal1.2, whole genome shotgun sequence genomic window:
- the LOC125066257 gene encoding uncharacterized protein LOC125066257, with translation MFLSIQELTVNKETANGFYTALGKYWECLLDPFGVPFSQYCFKLFYTIYTHFTLYNLMIFLVKCVPTGIYMYKFIKNIYIDSRERLKQKEIELEDIRLQIQIINTKIKLRDAEFAERGELLRRKVEQLHHVRKRVQEIIVSDEELRTTINGNAPWEEEKDCNVSSTPEEECKFIMELLVKLKADHMITPERDRMKMNYGEHSSEPVNEEDSVYSSANDVNKQDYHVKIVKVTNVYKVAYLRHFIKQKRLRRANKQAILRKKMDSIKKLLDDWQKTLKMVINNKLINLDSKNNIELASQEAMGDFTKPKFNNSSDSDSDYRNSTGSCQDDYCVSWSQNQYRPVCSYDEFNTNFENRSDCYDLDERCTKYKSHEEVCDCTATGILFVVPEETNSQVAIEDIKSDNA, from the exons ATGTTCTTGAGTATTCAAGAATTGACGGTTAATAAGGAAACGGCGAATGGCTTCTACACGGCATTGGGAAAATATTGGGAGTGTTTGCTCGATCCCTTTGGAGTTCCTTTCAGTCAATATtgctttaaattgttttatacaatttatacacACTTCACCTTATATAATTTg ATGATATTCCTCGTAAAATGCGTCCCGACAGGCATTTACatgtataaattcataaaaaatatatatatcgattcTCGTGAAAGATTGAAACAAAAAGAAATAGAATTAGAAGACATAAGACTGCAG ATTCAGATaatcaatactaaaataaaacttcgCGATGCTGAGTTTGCGGAGCGAGGAGAGCTGCTGAGACGAAAGGTCGAGCAACTTCATCATGTGAGAAAGCGTGTTCAAGAAATAATTGTGTCCGATGAGGAGCTCCGGACGACGATAAACGGAAACGCACCTTGGGAAGAGGAAAAAGATTGTAATGTCAGTAGCACGCCTGAGGAAG AGTGCAAATTTATAATGGAATTACTAGTGAAACTGAAGGCAGATCACATGATAACACCGGAACGAGATCGAATGAAAATGAACTACGGCGAACATTCTTCCGAGCCCGTCAATGAGGAAGACAGCGTTTACTCTTCAGCAAACGACGTAAACAAACAAGACTATCACGTCAAAATCGTCAAAGTAACTAATGTTTACAAAGTAGCCTATCTCCGTCATTTCATTAAACAAAAGAGACTTCGACGCGCCAACAAGCAAGCCATTTTGAGGAAGAAG ATGGACAGCATTAAGAAACTTTTAGATGATTGGcaaaaaacattaaagatgGTCATCAATAACAAACTCATAAATCTCGACTCGAAAAACAACATAGAACTGGCGTCCCAGGAGGCAATGGGCGATTTCACGAAACCGAAATTCAACAATTCTTCGGATTCGGACAGCGATTACAGGAATAGTACCGGTAGTTGTCAAGACGATTACTGTGTTAGCTGGTCACAGAATCAATACAGACCCGTATGTAGTTACGAT GAATTCAACACGAATTTCGAAAACAGAAGTGACTGTTACGATTTGGATGAACGTTGCACCAAATACAAGAGTCACGAAGAAGTATGCGACTGTACGGCTACTGGTATTTTATTCGTCGTCCCAGAAGAAACGAATAGTCAAGTAGCAATCGAAGACATTAAAAGTGACAACGCGTGA